A single region of the Halobacillus naozhouensis genome encodes:
- a CDS encoding TrbC/VirB2 family protein, whose amino-acid sequence MIKRLKDNKIFKKSVQFMTFGAITAAPGLVFAAESPEAMFENVLDGIGNLILGLSIPAATVAIMVYGLMYKFSGTNQHRKSEIVESMKGTGGILILVLTAGVIMKWIGGLVM is encoded by the coding sequence ATGATTAAAAGATTGAAGGACAACAAAATATTTAAAAAATCGGTTCAGTTTATGACATTCGGAGCTATTACAGCAGCCCCGGGGCTTGTATTTGCGGCAGAATCACCGGAAGCCATGTTTGAAAACGTTCTTGATGGTATTGGAAATTTAATTTTAGGTCTATCAATCCCCGCTGCAACCGTAGCCATTATGGTTTATGGCCTTATGTATAAGTTTTCGGGAACAAATCAACACAGAAAATCGGAAATTGTTGAATCCATGAAGGGAACAGGAGGTATTTTGATCTTAGTTTTAACCGCTGGAGTAATCATGAAATGGATTGGCGGATTAGTCATGTAG
- a CDS encoding helix-turn-helix domain-containing protein, translating to MSKMLTIDDLCEILQLRPNTIRNYLKEGKIRGSKFGREWRVKQEDLDKFIEDNSNTNK from the coding sequence ATGAGTAAAATGCTAACTATAGATGATTTATGTGAAATCCTTCAGTTGAGGCCTAACACGATTAGGAATTATCTAAAGGAAGGTAAAATAAGAGGCTCTAAGTTTGGCCGGGAATGGCGGGTTAAACAAGAGGATCTAGACAAATTTATTGAAGACAATAGCAATACAAACAAGTAA
- a CDS encoding lysozyme family protein, with amino-acid sequence MGYVGIGLFLVRNWRLLVIVVPILLMLPLLLVFAPFAKHQSTSVLPEGGVGGKAVVSQEVRRYEPLVRKYAEQYGVAGYTEILLAKMMQESGGRGGDPMQASESLGLPPNTIQNPIVSIDAGVKYFSKMLKKAKGDIKLTLQAYNFGGGFIPYALERGGYSKEVAAAFSAMMEEKTGWDRYGDINYVENVLRYFEGSAVAVGADPNSYGFIKPIDTKITSEYGTRIDPFTGLPNTHFGTDFSCNRSNPPIVAVKSGTVTRAGWQNPSNHSVGFGQRIYIDHGNGLITVYAHLSDISVKPGQTVSQGQQIGLCGTTGSSTGEHLHLELHQNGRKLNPRGRIF; translated from the coding sequence ATGGGATATGTAGGAATAGGTCTCTTCCTGGTTAGGAATTGGCGTTTGTTAGTGATTGTGGTTCCAATTCTTCTCATGCTGCCGCTCCTATTAGTTTTTGCTCCATTCGCAAAACATCAAAGCACTTCAGTTTTACCAGAGGGAGGCGTGGGAGGTAAAGCGGTAGTTTCCCAGGAGGTTAGAAGATATGAGCCGTTAGTTAGAAAATACGCGGAGCAGTACGGAGTTGCAGGATATACAGAGATTTTACTAGCCAAAATGATGCAAGAAAGCGGGGGCAGGGGTGGCGATCCTATGCAAGCAAGTGAAAGCCTGGGATTGCCCCCTAACACTATTCAGAATCCTATTGTAAGCATTGATGCAGGGGTTAAGTATTTCTCGAAGATGCTAAAAAAAGCTAAAGGAGATATTAAATTGACTCTCCAGGCTTATAATTTCGGGGGAGGTTTTATCCCTTATGCCCTGGAGAGGGGCGGTTATTCTAAAGAGGTTGCAGCTGCCTTTTCTGCCATGATGGAAGAAAAAACAGGGTGGGATCGTTACGGTGATATTAATTATGTCGAGAACGTATTGCGGTATTTTGAAGGATCAGCGGTTGCAGTTGGAGCGGATCCTAACAGTTACGGATTCATAAAACCAATAGATACAAAGATCACTTCAGAATACGGAACACGGATAGATCCCTTTACAGGATTACCAAACACACATTTCGGAACAGACTTCAGTTGTAACCGATCAAACCCGCCTATCGTTGCTGTTAAGTCCGGTACAGTAACCCGCGCAGGGTGGCAGAATCCTAGTAATCATAGTGTAGGATTCGGACAGCGTATATATATAGATCATGGAAACGGCCTCATAACGGTATATGCTCACTTGTCGGATATATCAGTAAAGCCAGGGCAAACAGTAAGCCAGGGGCAGCAGATAGGACTTTGCGGTACTACCGGAAGCAGCACCGGGGAACATTTGCACTTAGAGCTCCACCAAAACGGCCGGAAACTTAATCCGAGGGGAAGGATATTTTAA
- a CDS encoding VirB4 family type IV secretion system protein, producing the protein MKMPKLFTKQDQKTDVEAWLGEKQDEITIRDSIAPAHIHEDIDYLQLGKNFSKTICVVDFPGVRRGNWLTELYRFKDNLSISTHLEPASPTAMIKSLNRSIMDLDVRLKGKRSLTPEREIETEQQLDSSRELLRKLQSGGTSKVFQVHMYLHLQADSLEKLERMERQLEGILSRKGLKGYTPKNQMLPAFKSMLPTTDNTLPEWTYRTMDAEAASSLFPYDESEIFHSTGVIKGENMTTGSLVVVDQYSLDSHNEFAIGQTGKGKTFYMLKDMIRYYQQGIKILAIDPERQFARAFKRLGGQVISLSVMSKTLINPLEIRHYQDRGDIDTEGDDFENETQLLYQKIQRLKIFFKLIKKDISPHENSLIERYLLATYESKGIDFDTDLKAYESTDFPILEDFYDMINIKEHPELKPFKEILWMYVHGSNSRLFNGHTNVDLNSDLICFDLKDLENESDSQQAAMYNVLSYLWDEITQGEGTKRLYVDEAHIMADPDNPQAMKFLFQIYKRIRKYKGGATVATQQLEDYLSAIEGHRNYGKAIIGNSLCKMILGLDSTDIDDIKEKKVMKLSEQEEEVLLKAKKGQGIYVVGNNRVHIHVDHTPEEMKIIDPKAYKEQYANRED; encoded by the coding sequence ATGAAAATGCCAAAATTATTCACCAAACAAGATCAAAAAACAGATGTAGAGGCCTGGTTAGGGGAGAAGCAAGATGAAATAACCATTCGTGATTCAATAGCTCCCGCTCACATCCATGAGGATATTGATTATTTACAGTTAGGAAAGAATTTCTCGAAAACTATTTGTGTAGTTGATTTCCCTGGAGTGAGGCGGGGGAATTGGCTCACAGAATTGTATAGATTCAAAGATAACCTTTCAATTAGCACTCATTTAGAGCCTGCTTCCCCTACAGCTATGATTAAAAGCCTTAATCGCTCCATTATGGATTTAGACGTAAGATTAAAAGGCAAAAGGAGCTTAACACCAGAAAGGGAAATTGAGACCGAGCAGCAGCTAGACAGTTCCAGAGAGTTGTTAAGAAAACTTCAGTCCGGGGGTACTTCAAAGGTATTTCAAGTTCATATGTACTTACATTTACAAGCGGATTCCCTGGAGAAATTAGAAAGAATGGAAAGACAGCTTGAAGGGATCCTATCAAGAAAAGGGTTAAAAGGCTACACACCAAAAAATCAAATGCTCCCGGCTTTTAAATCCATGCTGCCGACAACCGATAATACTTTACCGGAATGGACATATAGAACAATGGATGCTGAAGCGGCTTCAAGCCTTTTTCCTTATGATGAATCAGAAATATTTCATTCAACAGGCGTAATTAAAGGTGAAAATATGACAACAGGATCCTTAGTTGTAGTGGATCAGTACAGCTTAGATTCGCATAATGAGTTTGCTATAGGTCAAACAGGTAAAGGAAAGACCTTTTACATGTTGAAAGATATGATCCGCTATTATCAGCAAGGAATTAAGATCCTTGCTATAGATCCAGAAAGGCAGTTTGCAAGAGCCTTTAAAAGATTAGGAGGCCAGGTTATAAGCCTTTCCGTAATGAGTAAAACGTTAATCAATCCCTTAGAAATTAGACATTACCAGGATAGGGGAGATATAGACACGGAGGGTGATGATTTCGAGAATGAAACACAGCTGCTTTATCAGAAAATCCAGCGGTTAAAGATCTTTTTCAAACTCATTAAAAAAGACATATCCCCTCATGAAAACTCACTCATTGAACGTTATTTACTAGCAACCTATGAATCTAAAGGAATTGACTTTGATACTGATTTAAAAGCTTATGAATCAACTGATTTTCCAATCTTAGAGGATTTTTACGACATGATAAACATAAAAGAGCACCCGGAATTAAAACCATTTAAAGAGATCTTATGGATGTATGTTCATGGTTCAAACAGCCGCTTATTTAACGGTCATACTAATGTGGATCTAAACAGCGATTTGATTTGTTTTGATTTGAAGGACCTGGAGAACGAGTCAGATTCACAACAGGCGGCTATGTACAACGTTTTATCTTACTTGTGGGATGAAATCACCCAGGGAGAAGGAACAAAGCGGTTATACGTGGATGAAGCCCATATAATGGCCGATCCGGATAACCCCCAAGCTATGAAATTCCTTTTTCAGATCTATAAGCGGATCCGTAAGTATAAGGGCGGTGCTACAGTAGCGACACAACAGCTAGAGGATTACTTGTCAGCTATTGAAGGCCACAGGAATTACGGTAAGGCCATAATAGGGAATTCTCTTTGCAAAATGATTCTAGGCCTGGATTCAACAGATATAGACGACATAAAAGAAAAGAAGGTTATGAAGCTATCAGAGCAAGAAGAAGAAGTTCTATTGAAGGCCAAAAAAGGACAGGGAATTTATGTTGTAGGGAATAACCGGGTTCATATCCATGTAGACCATACACCGGAAGAAATGAAAATTATTGATCCTAAAGCATACAAGGAACAATACGCTAACCGGGAGGATTAA